The nucleotide sequence CCTGATTATACGACTTGTGGCCCTACAAGTTTGCATGCAGTTTATTCTTTCTATAATGATAAAATAGGCCTGGAGCAAATTGTTGATGATATTAATCAATTTGATCAAGGAGGCGGAACACTTGCCGTAATATTAGGTAAGCATGCGATCAAAAGAGGTTATCATGCTACAATGTTTTGTTTTAATATAAAAGTTTTTGATCCTTCTTGGTTTGAAAAAGGAAACGATTTTATTCGGAAGTGTATCAATAAGAGCATTGATACAGGAAAAATGTCAGAAAAAAGACTTTTTACACTTAAGGAGTATGAGGAGTACTTAAGATTTGGGGGAGATTTAAAGTTTAGAGATCTTTCTCAAGAATTATTAAAATCTGTTCTAGATACTAAAGTACCAATTTTAACAGGGTTAAGTTCTACTTGGCTCTATAGAGATAAAAGAGAGGACCCAATAAAAAATGAATATGACGACATCTTGGGATCACCTGCTGGGCATTTTGTTATCATTGATGGATATGAAAACAACGGGCAGTTTTCCATATGTGATCCCTATCAAAAGAATCCAATAAATTCTACGAATCATTACTTAATTAACGGAGATAGGTTGATAAACTCTATATTATTGGGAATATCTTCCTATGATGGAAATCTACTTATAATTGAGAAAAAGAAATGAATAAAAACATTATTATAGTGAACGATTCACTTGTAGAAAAATTCAAAAAATCAGGAGCTCTTGTTAGAAGTCCTATGGATTATATTCTGGGAGAATTTGAAAGAGATAAGAAATACCATATATTTAATCTCTCTTCGAATATGGGCTATCAAGAGAAAGGTTATTATGTATCCTTACTTGCGGAGGCCAGAAAAGATAAAATATTTCCTTCGGCCAGATGTATTCAAGATTTGAATGACAAACGTATAAATAAAGTTTTATCTGAAGATATTAATACACTCACTCAGGCAAATCTAAGAAATATAAAATCAGACAAATTTGAATTAAGTATATATTTTGGAAAAAATATCACCTCTTCTTATAACAAACTATCTTGGGAGTTATTTCGATTAGTCCAGGCCCCATTATTTAGAGTGTTTTTTGAAAAAAAGAATTCCTGGGAAATAAAGAAGATTTCACTACTTAGGCCTTCAGAAATTAGTGAATACCATTTGGATTTTTTAATTGAATCATCCAAAAATTATTTTGAAGAAGGGAAGTTTAGCAGATCCAGCAATAGTAAATACAAATATGATCTCGCAATTCTGTATGATGAAAACGAGGTCTATCCCCCAAGTGACAAGAAAGCAATTAAAAACTTTGTTAATGCATTTCAGAAAAATGGGATTAAAACATATTTAATCCAAAATAGTGAAAAACCAGATATCAATAATTATGATGCACTATTTATTCGTGAAACTACAAATGTAACTCATCATACATATAGACTCTCAAGAAGTGCAGAAATTGAAAGATTAGTTGTTATAGATGATCCTGACTCAATTGTTCGTTGTACAAATAAAATTTACCTTGAACAATTACTAGAAAGATTAAAAATTAAACGCCCTAGAACAATCATATTAGATCCTAAGAAGTATGCAAAAGGACATTGGGAAATTAAATTTCCATGCGTTATTAAAAAACCAGATTCAGCGTTTTCTCAAGGAGTTCACAAAGCAAGTACAGTTGAAGAACTCGATAACATCGCAAAAGAGCTTTTTAAAAAAACTGAACTACTACTTATCCAGGAATACGTACCTACAGACTTCGATTGGAGGGTTGGAATTTTAAATGGTGAAATCTTGTACGTATGTAAATACTTTATGGCCAAGGGACATTGGCAAATTATCAACAATAAGGATGGAAAGTTTGATGAGGGGGGATTTGAATGTATTGATCCTATCAGTGCACCTGAAAAAGTCATCAAAATTGCTCTTAAAGTTGCAAGTGAAATTGGAATTGGACTTTACGGTGTAGATCTAAAGCAAAAAGGTGAAGATATTTATTTTATAGAGATCAATGATAACCCAAGTATAGAGGCCGGTGTCGAAGACAAACTTTTGGGGGACGAACTTTATGATAGGGTTGCAAAATTCTTTTTGAGAGAATGTAATAGAAAAAGAGGAATTCATGTCTGATCATTTTGAATTATTTTCAGTTTATGGCATAGAAGCAGAGTACATGATCGTTGATAAAGACTCCCTAAAAGTGAGAGCGATCGCTGATGAAATCTTAAAAGAATTAAACCATGGAGAGATTTGCAATGAGGTTGATCTAGGCAAAGTGAGTTGGTCGAATGAATTAGTAAATCATGTGCTAGAAATAAAATGTACAGAACCTGAGTCATCTTTAAAAGATTTAGATATTGTTTTCCATAGGTCAGTGAAAGAAGTCCAAAAATTGTTAGATAAATGGAATTCTACTCTTATGCCCACGGCCATGAATCCATGGTTTGATCCTTTCAAAGAAACTGTTTTATGGCCTCATGGACAGCAAGAGATTTACAATCTTTATAATCAAATTTTTGACTGCAAAGGACATGGATGGTCAAATCTACAGTCTATACATATAAATCTTCCTTATAAAAATGAAGTAGAATTTATTAAATTGCATTCAGCTATCAGGTTAATTCTTCCACTCATCCCGTATTTTGCGGCCAGTTCACCATTTTATGAAAACAAGAAACAAAGGTATGCTGATAATAGATTGGCCTTCTATGAGAAAAATCAGGCCAAGGTTCCTTCAATCATTGGTAATATTATTCCAGAAAATGTTAAGTCATTTAATGATTATGAGAATATTTTGAAAGGAATTTATCAAGATATAGATCAGTATGATCCTACAAAAACACTTCAAAATCCTTGGCTCAATTCCAGGGCCGCAATACCCAAATTTGATGTCGGAGCTATTGAGATACGTTTAATGGACATTCAAGAATCCCCTTATATGGATTATGTCATTATTAATCTTATTGTTGAAATGGTTAAGTTTATCTGTGAAAAAGGTAACAATTTTAAAAATGAAAAAAATTTCTCTGATAGATATTTAAGAGAAGTATATGACCAGTCAAAAGAATTTTCTCCTACATGCAATCTTGATAATTATTTTAATTTGCTTGAAATAAACTCAGAAGAAAAAACATTTGAAGAACTTAGAAAAAAAATTATTGAGAAATTTTCAAGCGATATGGATAAAAGATATGCTCGAGGATTGAACATTTTAAAAGAAAGTGGATCTTTAGCGCAAAGGTTAGTGAAAAATAATCTATCAACCCAAATGTATAAAGATTTAATTCTTTGTCTAAATGAAAATATACCCTATGAAATCTAAGGTTATTATTAGCTGTGAGCATGGGGGAGCAGAAATCCCCAAGTTTTTAAATTCATCTGTAAAGATTCCCAAAAACGTTTTAGAAAGTCATCGTGGGCTAGATAAAGGTGCACTTGATATTGCAAAAAAATTGGGCAAAAAAATTCGATCAACGCCGATTTTAAATAAAATGACTCGACTAGTGATTGATTTTAATCGGTCACTACATAATTATAATGTTTTTAGCAAATTTTCTAAAAATCTTGATAATATATTGAAAGAAAAGTTAATTGAATTACATTCAAAACATAGAGCTAAGATTTTCAAACAAATTTCAAAAAATACCATTCATCTATCAGTTCATTCATTTACACCTAAGATGAATGGAGTGATGAGAAACTGTGAATTCTCTATTCTTTTTGATCCAAAGAGAGCGGATGAGAGACATTTGGCCCTTGAAATAAAAAAGAAATTATCTAAATTAGGTATAAAGTGTAGATTTAACTACCCTTACTTGGGAAAATCTGATGGGGTAACAACTCATTTTCGAAAAATATTCTTAGAAGGCTATCTCGGACTAGAGCTTGAGTTTAATCAAAGAATTGTTAACCATAAAAATAAGGTTGAGACGATACTAGATGTTGTATGTGAATCTTCAAATGAATTTAAATTTTAGAAAAACTTCAACTAAAACCATTTCTTCTTTTTAAAGATAAAAAGAAGTGTTACTCCTGTGAAAAATAAAAGACCCAAGAGATAAAAATAACCATATTGCCACTTAAGTTCAGGCATATATTCAAAATTCATCCCGTATATTCCAGTGATGAAGGTAAGTGGAATAAAGATTGAAGCAAAAACGGTTAAGTATTTCATGACACTATTCATTTTATTATTGATGGAGGAAAGATGCATTTCAATAAGTCCAGAGACAATGTCGCGAATTGTTTCAACTGATTCATAAATTTGTATACAATGATCATGTACGTCACGAAAATAAAGCGAAGTTTTTTCACTGATAAAAGGGTGTTCATCACGATTTAGTGCGGAGATAAAATCTCTGACCGGAGAAATCACTCTACGAATGTAGAGAAGTTCTTTTTTTAGCCAATGGATATCTTGAATAGTATTTTTGTTTTCTTCAATTTTATCTTCAATTTGTTCTAATTCAATTTCTAATCTATCAATAACTTTGAAATACTCATCAACGACTGAATCAATCAGACAGTAAAATAAGTAATCAGGGCCCATTTTGCGGATTCTGCCCTTGTTCTGATGAATTCTTTCTCGAATACTGTTAAATACATCTCCCGGAAATTCTTGAAATGTGACTACTAAATTTTCTAGTAGGATGATGCTCAGTTGATCTTTTGTGAAAGTTTCTTCATTTTCATCGAAAACAATCATTTTTAACGTGGCGAAAATATACTCATCTGTGATTTCAACTTTTGGTCTCTGAGTAGTATTTAAAATATCCTCAGTAATTAAGGGATGAATATTGAAAAAATCTCCGACTGTTCTGATAAGTTCTACATCATGTACTCCATCTATATTGACCCAAGAAATCGATCTATTTGTTAAAGTACTTGTGCAATCTAGAATATTGTCAATTGAAACTCTCTTTGAGTTTTCTTCATCATATTCTATAAGTTCAATTTGAACTTTTGTGCTTGGAGATTGATTTCCAACGTATACAAGGCTCCCTGGGACCATTCCTGACTTATCAGATTTTTTTTCAACTTTCATATTAATCCTAAACGTATCGCAATTTTACTCTAATATATTGTTATTGATCAATTTATGATAGTGAATTTCTTTAGAAGGTTCATATTTTTAGATTTAATAGACTGAATGCACAAAACTTGGAATTGTAATAGAAATTTTTTTTAGATACAATTGATGTCAATTTTCAGAAACAAAATGTTAAAATCGGTTCAATTCCGTACTCAATATTAGAGTTAAGAAATAGGAATTTTAGATGATATTTTTGAGAAAAAATAGATTTATTGAATTTTGCATAATTACTTCGACTATTTTCTTTTTTTCTACCAGTTCCTATTCAAGCACATGTAGGAATTCAGAAATTCAAAAAAAATACGAAATTGTCTCAGATAATTTTTTGAAAGAATCAGAAAAAATCCATAAATTATTAGTTGGTGAAAAAGTAGAAAATTATACGATTCAATCCATATTTGGAATTGATTTTGATGTAAAAAAAACGGATGAATACATTCAAAAACAAATTAGTATAATTCAAGACCAAGAGGGAGTTTTTTTAGAAAACAAAACTCTATCCGAGTGCTTAGTTCAATTAGGTAAAAATGAGCAAAATAAAAAGCTCAAAGAATTGACAGTAAACTTAATCAATCAGAAGATTGAGCTTTTAAAAAGAAATCAAACTCTTAACGATACTTTACGTGAATCTCATATTACTGAAAGTACATTACCTGAAATTAGAGAGAAAATAGACAGAGATTCAGCTCAAGCTCGAATTGTAAAAGAAAACCTAGAAGATTCCCTAATCAAAAAACAAAGTGAAACTTTTAAAGAAAAAAGTACTAAAAAAAGAGAAGTTCTAGAATATGAAAATACTTTAACAAAAATTAAAATCGAATTACTTAATTTAAAAATTGAAATAAACTCAGGCCTTGAAATCAAAATCAATCAATTTGAAAAATCAACCTCTGAGATTAGAGAGATAGCAAAACAAATTGAAGATAAAGATACTAAAGCATTAATTCAAAATTTTGAAGAAATTGAGAAAATCTGGCTTTCATTGGCCAGTGAAGATTACTTTAATCTTTTTAGCGCAAATATCTCTTTAAAACTACCTCAAATCCCTGAAAGTCTCAATCAAGACAAATTTAAAGACGACATCTCTGATTCTATCAAACTCAGAGATGAAATCATTCTTTTAAGAAAAGAAATTATAAAAAATTATTCAGATAAAATAAACCAAGAACTACGACTTCTCAATCACCTTGTTGCAAGTAGTAATTCAATTAGAGAAAATATTTTCAGAAAGTTAGGGAGTTCTTTTTTCTTCAAATCACTTTTAAAATTTCAATCTTATAAAATGATAAAAAATGAAGTGAGCTCTGCTCCCTATAGAGCTGTTAGTTTTATTTATTCAAAATATCTCGCTTTTAGAGAACAACTTTCTTTAGGAAAGGAAGGTATTTTGACTTTGATGACTAAATTATTTTCACTCATAATATTAGCAATTTCTTTTTTTTCATTAAGATATTTATTTAATAAAACGAATGAAAACGTAGATAAAATTTTTAAATATTTATTTGAAAGGAAAATTCGTTCATTCATTATAAGGAAGCTTTTCATTATTTGGAATAAAATAAAAGACAGTACTGTGCCTATTTTATGGTTAATAGTATTGGCCATCTATCAAAAATATCGTCCAGACAATGGTCTTAGTTTAATAATAAGGGCCTTGGAAGTATACTTGGTTTCTATAATATTAAAATCAATGTTAACAATATTTTTAGGGACAATTTCAAGGTTAGATATTGCAAATTTCTCAAAATTTAAAATAAAGGCCAATGAGACATCGAATAAGTTTAAAAATATTTTTCTTTTCTATTTTTTTACCATGATTATTATTGAGGCCACTATTGGTAAGGTTTACCTTTATACAATACTAAATTACTTTGTACTCATCTACTCCCTATTTCTTTTCTTTAACGAAACCTCTCATTGGGAAAATGAGTTTAGAAAATACTCAGAAAAAATGTTCTCAGGGATAATTGTAGAAAAATATTTTAGATTTTTAGATTTATGTCCTTCAAAGTTGAGGGCATCTTTTTTATTTGTATTTATTATTTTACTTATTTTTTTCGATATTATTATTGGGCTTACTGAGAATTTTGAAATTTCAAAAAAAATATCGGCCAATCTCTTTAAAAAACAAATTGAAAAAATTGAAGCTGAAGATGGTGCTGATGATAAAATACCATCGAGTTATAAAGAACAATTTTCCTTTAAATCAATATCATCAGAAGATGAGTATGTTACAAATGGACAAGGTCTTGAAGAAAAAATTATTTTAGAAATTGATGAATGGTTAGATGATAGGTCTGATGAACATTCATTAGTGGTTTATGGGGACAAGGGAATTGGTAAAACGACTTTACTAAAAAAAGTTGGATCTACTCTGGAAAAGAGTGATAGATTAAATGTTAAATATACAAAAATGCCTGCTAAAACAGTTTCACTAGAAGCAATGAACAGTTTTTTATATTCAATATTTTTTAATGAGGCAACTACTCAAAGTTTGCATCTCTATGAATTTGACCAAAAACTTGAAAAAAATACAGTCGTGATTATAGACGAATGCCAGAATCTATTTTTATCACATACTGGAGGATTTGAGGCCTATTATTTATTGATAAATCTTATAAATCTTAATACTGAAAAAATATTTTGGATAATGTCATTTAATAAATATAGCTGGCTATATTTAGATCGGGCATTTGGTAGAAATCAATTTTTCAGAAATGTTTTTGAATTACAAGGATGGAGTGATTCAGCAATAAAAGATTTAATAATGAAACGGCATGTAAAAACAGGCGTAAAACTTTCTTTTGACTTGTTAATTAGTGCAACCAGATCACAAGATGAGATAGATAAGTATTCCTCAATCGAATCGAAATTTTTTAAATTACTTTGGGAATTATCTAGGGGAAATCCAAGGGCAGCGCTCTATTTGTGGATGTCGGCGCTTTCAAGAAAAAGTAAAAACGTATTTAATGTTTATATCCCAAAAGAATCAGGGCTTGATGGTATTGAGAAAATGCCTGATGAATTAATGTTTGTCATCGCACATGTTTTAAAACACGAGAACCTTTCGTCTTCTGAAATTGAGATGACAACGAACCTTCAAAAGGGTCTTGTTCGTAACGCCATAAAACTTGCTCTTGAGAAGAAGTTCTTTTTTAAGGATGAACGCGGACGCTACATGGTAGATATTTCTACACAATATGGACTTACTAAATACTTAAGAGTGAAAAATTTTATTTATGGAAACTGAAAATAACTTAACCCTAATGCTTTTTGATTTTTTAAAATTAGATAAAGTGATGACTTTTGTTTTTCTAATTGGTTGTATACTTATTCTTGTTAAAATTGTAACTACATGGTCTGAAAAACTTCAACATAAATTCACTGGTAAAAGACTTGTTATTTTGCAAGTGACGACAGTATTTTCATTTGTCACCTATCTTTTTGGTGTTCTCGGTATTTTCTATTATGTTTTTCGTCCATCTAAAGAACTCTTAGTGACCGTTGGTGGTTCTGCAGCTGTTGCCTTTGGTTTTGCATTAAAGGATTTAGTTGGATCCATGATCGCAGGATTTATTCTCCTATTTGACCGTCCTTTTCAAGTCGGAGATAGGGTCAGCTTCGGCGATAAGTATGGTGAAATCAAAAGTATTGGTCTCAGATCTGTTCGACTTGTGACTTTAGATGATAATCTTGTTACAATTCCCAATTCAAAATTTTTAACAGATATTGTATCAAGCGGTAATAGTGGTGCTTTAGATATGATGGTTGTTATTTCATTTTACTTTTCAATTTATCAAAATCTTGAAGAAGTTCGAAAAATATTACATGAAGTCGTAATCACAAGCCGATTTGCGTATTTGGAAAAACCTGTATCTATTGTTTTTGAAGAGGCCGCTGTGTTTAATAATTTTGTCATCAAGGCAAATGTTAAGGCATACGTCATAGATGTAAAATATGAGACATCATTTCTTTCAGATGTGACCAGTAGGGGAAATAAAGTTTTAAATGAGAAAAAGATTCTCCGGCCAGATTATGAATTTGTTGATGTCCTTCCTGAGACTTAGATAGAGTGGAGCGGCAGACCAGGCTCGAACTGGCGACCTCCACCTTGGCAAGGTGGCGCACTACCAACTGTGCTACTGCCGCTAAGACTTAATTCTAGCTATTTACATGGTTCCGAGTATATACGTCAAGAATTATCATAAAGATTAGAATTAAAAAAATGATTCACTGCGCTTTAAGCGTTTAATATTACTAAGTTGACTGAGTCTCAACAGTTCAGTAATCTCGCGCAAAATCCGAACAGAAAATGACATTTAACTTATATAAATTACTTGAGTTATGATGCAAAAACTAGTTCCATTTTCAGTATTATTTTTTTGTATAGCAATCAGTCACTTCTTTACAGGAAGAGATCAAATCAAAATCCAACAAAATAGATCTATAAGCTCTTCGGATGCTTATGCACAGAATTTTTATCCATGGGGTGATAAGGCATATGTTACTTTTGAGAAAATTATACCCAAAGGGCCTGTATATGAAAATGGACAGGCCGATGATTATGTAAGAAGAATATTTGGACTGATTTTGCAAGAGGCCCATAACATTGCAAAAGATCGATATGAAAAGAATAGTGAAGAAGAAAATCGCATTTATTACTCTTTTTTATTATCTGCACTTTCAATTCCTCATCATGAAAGCGGCCTGGCCCATTTTAAAAGATCTCAAATTGAGGCCATTAAAAAAGATTCAAAGGATATTCTAAAAAGTAGTCACTACGATCCAAAAGAGCATAGTGCTTGCCATGAACTATCTAATACTCTGGGAAATCGAACTGGTTTTGAAGTCATTGATTTTCTTTACGAAGATGAAATTATTCCAAAGTGCTCAAGAGATATGTTTGGAAAGAGTATGTTCCAGTTGATGAAATCCCCTTTCAATCACAAAGACTGGACAATTATGCAACTTTATATCAAATATCATCCAGCTTCGAGATACACAAATTTAACAAATAAAAGAATTCGTCCGCAAGATATGTCTAGAGATTCACAAGATCTTACTAAAAAGATATTTTTTAACACTCGTAATTCTATTAATTATGGGTTGAATTATATTTATGAAGGTCTGAATAAATTTGCAACCAATCACGATGATGTTGATTTGTTTTGTCTAGCTGAACATTTAGATACTGGTGATATCGTCTCCGAACAGTTGAATTCTATAAATATAATGAAACATAAAAGTTTAATGAAAAGTTCAAAATACATACAAGAAACGAAAGATGCCATTGAAGAATTACAAAATAGTGATAATCCTGAAAAAGAATTAAATGAAGATGAACGAAATGAAATTATTAATACCTTTTTCAAGTATGTTTTTGAAGATGAGATAAAAAGTAGTTGGTTTGGACTAATAAAAGAAGAAAAAGAATATTTTCCCTTTCAAGGACATTTGAATTTTGAAAAAAGTGAATATGAGCAAGGTATGCAAGATGAAAGTCAAGTGTTGCTTCTAAAATCGACTAAAAAACAATCATCAAATATCGATGAAACAGCGTTAAATAGAGAAACATGGGGAAATCATTTTAATGGAAAAGGAGATCCATGTAGATACTATCGTTCTATGCTATGTTTGAATTCAATGATGAATAAATTTGATGAATATGAAAATTTTGAAGACCAAAAGAAAAGATATTTCGAAAATAAAGATGAGTATCTGAAAGAAAGGAAAGAGAAAATTGAGGATCACAAAAAAAATGTAGAGATTGAAAAACAAAAATTAGCAAGTAATTATCTACTTATCAAAAATAAATCTGTTTGGATAAGATCTTATGCTCTATATGATCATTCAACATCAGAACAAAAAAACGAATCCAAATGTGGAATCGGGAAACAACTTTTAAATAAATTTCCAATTGTACTGAACAAAGTAAATGTAAGGGAAGTTGAAGGAAGTGAGTACTTAAAATTAAGAAACGCTGGAATATTTAAATGGAAAGATAATAATAAAAAATTATGTAATTCAGATTTTCTTTATATACACAAAGATTTTCTTGAGAGGGCAACATTTTCAGAACTACCCACAACAATTAAGGATGAATTAGATGAGAAATGGCTCTCAGATATGCCCTCTCAAATGAGACCAATCGATACTAGATTTGTTAATACTCCTTTTCAATTTAGTGACGAGTACAATTACTGGAGTCTTTTAATGGCAAAAGAAGGAAAGTTAATTTCTTCTAAAAAGAATGGAAGTCTTTGGGGACGTTACTTTGTTGATTTTAAAAACGGGAAAAAAGGAGATGAAAAGAAAGAAAATATCGAAAACTTTAGATACCTATTGCAAAAACAATTTAAGGGGCAGGAAGTTCCAGAAGTTGAACTTACTGAATCTAACTGTAAATATGCAATGAATGATATCAATTATTATAAAACGATAGACTATATACTTGAACAAGGAAAAAGTATTTATCACGCACATTTGAAAAAAGGTACTCTTGAAAGAGATGCTCTAGATGAGATTATAAGCAATATTAAAAATCATGAAAACTCTCGTAAATCGATTGATCTTGTTTTGCAAAATGTTTATCAAAATGATTCAAAAGTTAATAATCTAGAAAATGGAAATAGACATTTTGTTGTGTTTGGAAGTGGTTTTAATTTGAGATCTTCGCCTGAACAAGGTGATAATAAATGTGGATATCTCAAAGAGGAAAATGAATACGATTATTTTAAACCCTTTTATGTGAGGGTAAAGTCTTTAAATATGAATGAATACTACGAACTTGATCCAGAAGATGGTGCAGAAAACATAAAAAAATATATCCAAAAAAATTCATGTAAAAAGAGTGTCTTCTTACATAAAAGTGCTATGGCACCAATTCAAATTAATTTTAAAATTGATAAAAT is from Halobacteriovoraceae bacterium and encodes:
- a CDS encoding C39 family peptidase — protein: MKNQPDYTTCGPTSLHAVYSFYNDKIGLEQIVDDINQFDQGGGTLAVILGKHAIKRGYHATMFCFNIKVFDPSWFEKGNDFIRKCINKSIDTGKMSEKRLFTLKEYEEYLRFGGDLKFRDLSQELLKSVLDTKVPILTGLSSTWLYRDKREDPIKNEYDDILGSPAGHFVIIDGYENNGQFSICDPYQKNPINSTNHYLINGDRLINSILLGISSYDGNLLIIEKKK
- a CDS encoding RimK family protein, whose translation is MNKNIIIVNDSLVEKFKKSGALVRSPMDYILGEFERDKKYHIFNLSSNMGYQEKGYYVSLLAEARKDKIFPSARCIQDLNDKRINKVLSEDINTLTQANLRNIKSDKFELSIYFGKNITSSYNKLSWELFRLVQAPLFRVFFEKKNSWEIKKISLLRPSEISEYHLDFLIESSKNYFEEGKFSRSSNSKYKYDLAILYDENEVYPPSDKKAIKNFVNAFQKNGIKTYLIQNSEKPDINNYDALFIRETTNVTHHTYRLSRSAEIERLVVIDDPDSIVRCTNKIYLEQLLERLKIKRPRTIILDPKKYAKGHWEIKFPCVIKKPDSAFSQGVHKASTVEELDNIAKELFKKTELLLIQEYVPTDFDWRVGILNGEILYVCKYFMAKGHWQIINNKDGKFDEGGFECIDPISAPEKVIKIALKVASEIGIGLYGVDLKQKGEDIYFIEINDNPSIEAGVEDKLLGDELYDRVAKFFLRECNRKRGIHV
- a CDS encoding glutamate--cysteine ligase; amino-acid sequence: MSDHFELFSVYGIEAEYMIVDKDSLKVRAIADEILKELNHGEICNEVDLGKVSWSNELVNHVLEIKCTEPESSLKDLDIVFHRSVKEVQKLLDKWNSTLMPTAMNPWFDPFKETVLWPHGQQEIYNLYNQIFDCKGHGWSNLQSIHINLPYKNEVEFIKLHSAIRLILPLIPYFAASSPFYENKKQRYADNRLAFYEKNQAKVPSIIGNIIPENVKSFNDYENILKGIYQDIDQYDPTKTLQNPWLNSRAAIPKFDVGAIEIRLMDIQESPYMDYVIINLIVEMVKFICEKGNNFKNEKNFSDRYLREVYDQSKEFSPTCNLDNYFNLLEINSEEKTFEELRKKIIEKFSSDMDKRYARGLNILKESGSLAQRLVKNNLSTQMYKDLILCLNENIPYEI
- a CDS encoding N-formylglutamate amidohydrolase, with the protein product MKSKVIISCEHGGAEIPKFLNSSVKIPKNVLESHRGLDKGALDIAKKLGKKIRSTPILNKMTRLVIDFNRSLHNYNVFSKFSKNLDNILKEKLIELHSKHRAKIFKQISKNTIHLSVHSFTPKMNGVMRNCEFSILFDPKRADERHLALEIKKKLSKLGIKCRFNYPYLGKSDGVTTHFRKIFLEGYLGLELEFNQRIVNHKNKVETILDVVCESSNEFKF
- the corA gene encoding magnesium/cobalt transporter CorA — protein: MKVEKKSDKSGMVPGSLVYVGNQSPSTKVQIELIEYDEENSKRVSIDNILDCTSTLTNRSISWVNIDGVHDVELIRTVGDFFNIHPLITEDILNTTQRPKVEITDEYIFATLKMIVFDENEETFTKDQLSIILLENLVVTFQEFPGDVFNSIRERIHQNKGRIRKMGPDYLFYCLIDSVVDEYFKVIDRLEIELEQIEDKIEENKNTIQDIHWLKKELLYIRRVISPVRDFISALNRDEHPFISEKTSLYFRDVHDHCIQIYESVETIRDIVSGLIEMHLSSINNKMNSVMKYLTVFASIFIPLTFITGIYGMNFEYMPELKWQYGYFYLLGLLFFTGVTLLFIFKKKKWF
- a CDS encoding AAA family ATPase, whose protein sequence is MIFLRKNRFIEFCIITSTIFFFSTSSYSSTCRNSEIQKKYEIVSDNFLKESEKIHKLLVGEKVENYTIQSIFGIDFDVKKTDEYIQKQISIIQDQEGVFLENKTLSECLVQLGKNEQNKKLKELTVNLINQKIELLKRNQTLNDTLRESHITESTLPEIREKIDRDSAQARIVKENLEDSLIKKQSETFKEKSTKKREVLEYENTLTKIKIELLNLKIEINSGLEIKINQFEKSTSEIREIAKQIEDKDTKALIQNFEEIEKIWLSLASEDYFNLFSANISLKLPQIPESLNQDKFKDDISDSIKLRDEIILLRKEIIKNYSDKINQELRLLNHLVASSNSIRENIFRKLGSSFFFKSLLKFQSYKMIKNEVSSAPYRAVSFIYSKYLAFREQLSLGKEGILTLMTKLFSLIILAISFFSLRYLFNKTNENVDKIFKYLFERKIRSFIIRKLFIIWNKIKDSTVPILWLIVLAIYQKYRPDNGLSLIIRALEVYLVSIILKSMLTIFLGTISRLDIANFSKFKIKANETSNKFKNIFLFYFFTMIIIEATIGKVYLYTILNYFVLIYSLFLFFNETSHWENEFRKYSEKMFSGIIVEKYFRFLDLCPSKLRASFLFVFIILLIFFDIIIGLTENFEISKKISANLFKKQIEKIEAEDGADDKIPSSYKEQFSFKSISSEDEYVTNGQGLEEKIILEIDEWLDDRSDEHSLVVYGDKGIGKTTLLKKVGSTLEKSDRLNVKYTKMPAKTVSLEAMNSFLYSIFFNEATTQSLHLYEFDQKLEKNTVVIIDECQNLFLSHTGGFEAYYLLINLINLNTEKIFWIMSFNKYSWLYLDRAFGRNQFFRNVFELQGWSDSAIKDLIMKRHVKTGVKLSFDLLISATRSQDEIDKYSSIESKFFKLLWELSRGNPRAALYLWMSALSRKSKNVFNVYIPKESGLDGIEKMPDELMFVIAHVLKHENLSSSEIEMTTNLQKGLVRNAIKLALEKKFFFKDERGRYMVDISTQYGLTKYLRVKNFIYGN
- a CDS encoding mechanosensitive ion channel; translated protein: METENNLTLMLFDFLKLDKVMTFVFLIGCILILVKIVTTWSEKLQHKFTGKRLVILQVTTVFSFVTYLFGVLGIFYYVFRPSKELLVTVGGSAAVAFGFALKDLVGSMIAGFILLFDRPFQVGDRVSFGDKYGEIKSIGLRSVRLVTLDDNLVTIPNSKFLTDIVSSGNSGALDMMVVISFYFSIYQNLEEVRKILHEVVITSRFAYLEKPVSIVFEEAAVFNNFVIKANVKAYVIDVKYETSFLSDVTSRGNKVLNEKKILRPDYEFVDVLPET